The Yersinia entomophaga nucleotide sequence TTTCTCAATTCAGAAATGACTCTGCTTTTACTGGTGAGTTTATCGTGCAATCCGTTCGCCTTGTAGGTAACAGCCGGCAACCCGATGCAAATAGTTGGGTGACCATCATTGAGGCATATCCTTCTACGGAGTTGGCGAAAAAATGAATGTTAGCAATAAGTTGAATTTTAATAGAAATATTACTCAGTTTGCTGAAAACAAAATAAGCGAAGCAATGGAGTCGGCTGGTAAGGTATTGCCAGTAACTGTTATTTCTCAGTCAGGGAAAATGGTAACTGTTTCATTCAATCTCACTAATATCCCGTACACGCTACCTCAAGTCACTATTCCTATCTTTGGGCCTCAATATATTCGCTACCCAATGCAATCAGGGGATAAAGGGATCGTGATCCCTGCTGACACCTATCTTGGCGGAGTGAGTGGGCAAGGGGGAGGGACGGCAGACCTTACGCCTCCTGCGAACTTAAGTGCCTTGGTTTTTTTACCCATCAGCAATACCGAGTGGGATTCGGTTGATGGGCAGGTCCTGACGCTATACGGACCAGAGGGGGTGACTATTCGGGATGGCGGAAGCAATACAACATTTTTGCTTACGCCGGAAAGTATCACTATTGCCACGCCTACACAGTTTAAAGTCACAGTTGGCAGTACGGTGCTAACTTTGACAAACGGCATGTGGAGCCTTTCTGGAGAAGCTGGAAAGTTAGAAGATGCTACCGCAAGTACAAGTCCTGCAATTATGCATGAGGGCTGGGCCGGATTGGTTGCATGGTGTAATAGCCACGTTCATACCAACGGTAATGGCGGGTCAAATACCGGTTCAACTACAACGCCTTTTAACGGGAATATTACTGAATGAGAACTTACGGCAGAAATTCAGAGGGCCAATGGGTGCTTGTTGAAACTGATGATAATGGTTTTAATGATTCTGTTTATCTGACGACGCTTATTCAAAACCTGAAGCTGGCCCCGCAAGAATCACCCTTTTACGCGAATAACGGCATCCCGGCTAATGGCTCGGTCATTCAGCAGATATTGCCGACTTATTACGTCAATAGAATACAGCAACAATTTAGCCAATATTTCTCTTCTTTGCAGATTGCCATGGTCAGTGATGACCCGCCAATTTATAACATATCGGCTATAACGAACGCCGGTTCAAAAATCATTGCACAGGTGAATGTATGAGTGATTTGCCAGTTAGTTACAATGCATCAGGCCCTATCCCACTAACCGCAAATGAATTAAGAGATAAAATAGTCTCCCTCGCCACTGCGCAATCACCTGGAATTACAACTGATTTGCCCGGATCTTTGGTAGAGGATATTGTTAGTACCAGCGTTGGCGCACTTCTCGTTTGTGATCAAGCCAGAGTTGATTTAATTAACTCAGTTGGACCACTAACGGCTAATATTTTTATGCTTAATACTCTCGCTGAACAATATGGGATAACTGGGCAAAAAACAGAGGGGCTGACAACTGTTCAGATTATTTTTAGTGGCCCGGCAGGATTTGCCCTCCCTCAGGGTTTTTTGGTTTCAGATGGCACGCATCAATATTCATTATCTGATACAACCATAATTCCTGCGTCAGGAACAACATCACCAGTTACTTGTGCGGCAACAATCACAGGGACATGGGCAGTACCAGAGAATACCGTAAACAATATAGCCACAAGCCTGCCATCAGATATCGTTATTACTTGTACAAATCAAACCGCAGGGATACCCGGTGGACCAACCGAAACCGTTGCAGAGTTCAGGGGGCGAGTATGGGAATCAGGAATGAGCACAGTCCAGGGGTATCCTGGCTTTATTCGTCAAAAATTAACTGATTTAGATAATGTTCAGGCTAGGCTTGTCTCTGTCGTGGCCGATGGTAGCGATTGGATAATCATGTGCGGCGGGGGTGACATTTTTTCAATGGCAGGGGCTATTTACAAGTCAGCAGGCGATATTAGCCGATTAAAAGGCACTTCACTAAATGTTACAGGAATAACCAATGCTTCTCCTGGAGTTATTACCACCGATATAACTCATGGATTTAGTAGTGGGCAGGTCGCTATTATTAATGGAGTTACGGGGATTTCAGGGATCAATGGCACGCCTTTCACCATTACTGTTATAAATTCCCACTCGTTCTCTATTGGTGTTAGCACGACGGGTTCCGGGGCATGGACTGGCGGCGGGGTGGTAACTCCAAATTTAAGAAATAACACTGTAACAATAAATGACTGGCCTGATAGCTACGTTATACCTTTTGTTCAACCTTTACAGCAGCGCGTAACTGTAAAATTAGAGTGGGCAACTGAAAGTGTCAATTATCTAACTGACGCCACGGTATCTTCCCTAGTGGCTGCTCCAGTCATTTCTTATATTAACGGTATTTATGCTGGTAATCCGTTAAATATTAATAGTATAAAAGATGTTTTTTTGCAGTCCATAAATGAAACTCTAAATATGAGCTTGATTAGCAATCTCAATGTGATTGTTACTGTAAATGGCGTTATTACTAGCGTGGATGAAAATACAAATATAATTAGCGGTGACAGATACAGCTATTGGTTTATTTCAGATGATGGCGTGACCGTTACTGGGGGGTGAGATGCTTGATGATATTATTCGTGCATATTTATATCAACAGTATAATGATGATGAAAATCTTCAGGCTTTTGTTGACGCATATAACACGCTGTCAAAAGACATATATTCATGGATGAAAGATGCGAATCTCCCTGTTTTTGTTGGCGGCTATAACGCAGGCGATCAGCTCAGGTGGATTGCTTTGGGGGTGTATGGGGTTAGGCCACCTATACTGGTTAGTGACAAGCGCCGCACGTTTGGTGATTACAATTCGCTTTTGTTTAACCAATTGCCTTTTAATGGACGGATGGTTAAGGATGAATCTGAGCAAGTAGTTGCTTCAGACGATGTGTTCAAAAGAGTAATGACATGGAATTACTATAAAGGTGATGGTTTCAACTTTACCATACCGTGGCTAAAGCGCCGGGTTATGAGGTTTTTGACCGGGGTCGATGGAGTAGATGTTGTTAATGATCAGCGGTGGAGTATTTCGGTGCTGTTTTCCACATCAGGCGCTAACATTTCGATTGTTAAAGGGTATAGAAAGCTTACAAACTCGGGGGTATATAATTCATTCCCCATAAATACTCGCTCTTTTAATCAGAACACAAGCGTCCTGATTAAAAGTAACGAATATGAGTTTGCATCACTATTCAAGCAGGCTTTCGATAGTGGACTTTTACATATGCCATTTTATCAGCCTGTTTCTGTGACCATTGTTGGTTGAATGGTATAGAATTTATCCTCTTTCATAGGGTTTTAGGGATGATGATGAATAAGTTATGTTTTTTGTTAATTGTGTCAATTTTTCTTTCAGGCTGCGCCGAACCACCTCTATCACAGAAGCGTGATTTTCTTATCAAAATGGCTCCTTCAATTTACAACCCAATGGGGGCGAGTATTCCTGTAAATATTAATACAGTCCGAGGAGAAATGATTGCCAATGGTTGGGAGACTGATGACTTCTTAAAGAGATTATCTGATAAATGCTATGATCTTTCATATGCAGCTTCAGGTTCATGCGCCCTTGATTTTTATTACGATGAGCTAAAAGAAAAAAAAGAAGAAAAAGAAGATGGACTGTGTAGTAAAAACCCAGTTTGCATCAGAGATAGAGAGACTAAATCGGCAATACATGATTTAAATCATATATATTATCTTGTCATGGCAAGAAACCAATATGACCAAGCTGAATTTGATTTGAATATTAGAGCATTATGCAAAGCCGCTGGCGTTGGACAAAGGGGGGGAATTCCATTAAGGCAGATTGAAGAAGATGTAAACCAGCAACCTGGATTGTCTCCTGAGGTAAGAGGGCAGTTCAGGGACATTGCTATGTCTTGCTGGACTCTAAGCAAAAACGGTATTACGGATGGAACAACACAAATTAAGAATGTGTATTAATAAATGGCCCAATTTACGTAGGCCTTTTCTTTCTGGCGCGTCATTGCGCTGAGCAGCCCACTCAGGTGGGCTTTTTATTATGTTTTTCTTCAATAATTTCAGAGACCTTTTTTAGTGACTCTGCAAACATTGACGCCATGTTTTTAAGATTACTGCCTTGCTGATCAAGCATCTCACTCTGCATTCTGATCACATTCCTTAGCTCCCTAGCATCTCCTGCCGGGAAGCCTGATTTCTCCGCTTCGATTGCATCATCAAGTATTTGTACTATCTCGGCGTTCAGTGATCTGCCGTTTCTTTTTGCTCTTTCAGTAAGCTCGCACTTAAGTTCTTGTGTCATGCGCAAGTTGAACTGTGGATCGTTTCTGGCCATGCATCCTCCGATAAATAGAGTTGACATACTATTACGGTGGTATTATCTTATCAATAAGACCACGGTGGTCTTAAGAAGGAAGCTAAAATGAAAGACGCACGTAAGTTGCCTGTATTTAATATACGAATGCCAAAAAGCGATATGGATCTTGTGAAAATGGCGGCAGAAAGAAATGGACGCTCCATTAACTCAGAGATTTATCAGAGATTGATGAATAGCCTGAAAAGCGAGGGATTTGCTAGTGTGCAGTGAAAACAACGAAACCCGGCAGTGCGTCAACACTAGCCGGGCTTCTAATTTGTCAAATACTTTCGGAGTTATCGACATGTCAAGTATAGCAACTCAGATCTCTACTATCAACGTTCCTTTCCATGGTCAATCTTTGGCTACAATTTTCCATGATGGTCAGCCTTTTGTCGCTATGCGCCCAATCATTGAGAACATTGGGATAGATTGGACCGGGCAGCTTGTAAAGCTCAAAAATCAGAAGGAAAAATTTGGGTGTAGAGATATCTCTACTCCTACAAAAGGTGGCATTCAGAAGATGATCTGCATTCCATTGCGCAAGCTCAACGGCTGGTTGTTCAGTATCAACCCTGAAAAGGTTCGTGCCGATATCAAAGACAAGCTCATTCAGTATCAGGAAGAGTGTTTCAGCGTTCTATATGAATATTGGTCTAAGGGTGAGGTAAAGCCGAAAGTCAGCAAAACTACAGTCAATGAGCGCACTCCGCTTCGTGACGCAGTAAACATGTTGGTCGGCAAGAAAGGACTCCGCTATGACGATGCATACAATATGGTTCATCAGCGTTTTAACATTGATAGCATTGACGAGCTTGAGCTTAATCAAATTCCGCTGGCTGTAGAATATATCCATCGTGTGGTTCTTGATGGTGAATACCTTGGCAAACAGGAAGCGGTGCCAGCCACTGTTAAGCAAGTACAGTTCACTAATGATGAACTGTGCGCATTATCTTGGTTGTGGCTTGTTGCTGATAAAATGCGTCGACACGCGGAAGAAACGTACCCAGCACTTAAACAGCTTGAATCGAAATACGCTGGCGATGCCTGCGATATTGCTCGTGAGTTCAAATATTGGCTAGGGAATACCGAATCAATTCTTTCCAGAGAAACTCGGCATATTGCTAAACCATCTGGACGCGAGGGTTGCTACTCGTCTTTAGCTTACTTGAGAGAGAATCACTGGAACCCACTACCTCGTTAAAAACCCAGATTGTTGAACTAAACCTAACCCGCTTATGCGGGTTTTTTATTATCTTAATATCAGGAGAGCCAAATGGCCTTGACACTCTTAACATCCAATAACGCATCGACAGTATTGGCGTCCGGCATCAGCGCGACCGCAACGACACTTACTGTTAATACCGGCACCGGGATAATCTTTCCGTCACCTAGCCCGGGGTCTAGTTACTTCAAGCTTACTTTAGTTGATGCCGCTACAGGGACATTAACAGAAATAGTTCATGTTACCTCTCGTTCGGGAGATGTCATGACGATAGTTCGCGCTCAGGAGGGTACCCCAGCAAGGTTGTGGTCTGCTAATGACATTGCAGCCAATATGTTGACGGCAGGCACAATTGCGCAACTGGCTCAAAAAGATTTATCACTACAAACAGCCAATAACTTATCTGAAATAGCAACTGCTGGTCCCGCAGCTGTGGCTGCTGCTGTAGCTAACCTTGGCTTAACAGAGGCCGCTGCCGCCGCTGCTGATGCTCTGAAGAAAAGCGCCAACCTTTCTGACTTGGCGAGCAAGCCAGCATCAAGGACCAATCTTGGTCTTGGCAACTCATCCACAAGGGATGTGGCGCTTGTATCCGACTATCCGATCGGCACAGCAGACAAGGTTGTTACTCTTCCAGGGCTGGTATCCTATGCGCTAGCTCAATCAAAAAACTTGTCGGATGTGACTAACGCGGCTACCGCTAGGAATAACTTAGGCCTCGGAAATTCTTCAACATTAGATGTGGGGAGTGCGGCTAATACCGTGGCCGCCGGCAATGACACGCGCATTACTGGAGCCCTTCAAAAGACGCAAAATCTGAATGACCTTTCGGACAAACCCCAGTCCAGGGTTAACTTAGGATTGGGTAATTCATCCACACGTGACGTAGCAACCTCGGCAGAAATCCCCGTCGGTACGGCAGATAAGGTTCTCACGTTGCCGGGGCTAATGATTCTTTTTGGAAAAATAAACTTCACTGGTAATAGTTTCATCAGGATACCAGACCGTCCGGGCGGGTTAATTATCCAGTGGGGCAAGGCAACAGGCCTAGCTACTGGAACATCATTCTCCACGGTCACCTTTCCAACTGCATTCCCCAATTATACCGGTTCAGTCATTACCACTCGAAATTATAGTGCTGCCGCCACTGGTGCTCAGGCAAACCAAACCGTGAGGAACGTCACCAGCACAACATTTGAGGTTAATGCGGCTGATACTGTGGTTGTGGATTTATTCTGGGTTGCTTTTGGCTACTAAATAACGAGGTTGTGATGTCATATTTATTTAATAAAAAGACAAGCCGGTTTTTGGCAAAAAATATGGTCGATGATGGTAGCTACGGTGAAATTAAAGACTCAGACTTAATCATCCCCACTGACGATGAGATGACTATATATCACGCCACTGCCGCACCACAAAGAAAACTATTGGGGACGGTAAAGGGCAGGCCAGCCTGGGTCGATGCACCAGAGATGACGCCAGAGGAAGTTCTAGTTGAGGCAACTAGTCAGAGATCGGCGCTAAAGGCCAAAGCTGATAGTGAAATTGAATGGCGTCAGGATGCGGTTGACAGCGGTTCGCCTGAAGGGACGGAAGCAAATGATTTGGCAAAATGGAAGGAGTATCGAATCTCTTTAATGAGATTGGATATATCGACTGGTAAAAGCATAGAGTGGCCAGCAATGCCGGATTAGAATTTTTTATTGGCAGGGACGCCGAGGTGGGAGTGTGACAGATTTGTGCCAAAACAATGACACAAAATGGCGCAAATCAGCAAAGCACGACAAACACCACTTAAGCTGGCTGGCTTGTGTAGCGGCTTAGACAGTTGCTATCATGCGTTCCTTTTAATCACGCGTCAGACTGTTTATCTGATGCTGGAGGTTCTGTGAAGTACGAATTACAAAAAACCGATGGGCGTGCTCGTCGTGGCCGTTTGGTCTTTGAGCGCGGCGTAGTGGAAACCCCGGCTTTTATGCCCGTGGGCACCTACGGCACCGTTAAAGGCATGACGCCGGAAGAAGTGAAAGAAACCGGCGCGCAAATCCTGCTGGGCAATACTTTCCACCTGTGGCTGCGTCCTGGGCAGGAAATCATGAAGCTGCACGGCGATTTGCATGATTTTATGCAATGGCACGGGCCGATTCTGACCGACTCCGGCGGTTTCCAGGTATTCAGCCTAGGCGCAATGCGGAAAATCAAAGAGGAGGGGGTGCATTTCAAAAACCCGATCAACGGCGATTCCGTGTTCCTTAGCCCAGAAAAATCGATGGAAATTCAATACGATTTAGGTTCAGACATCGTCATGATTTTTGACGAATGTACGCCTTATCCAGCCGATTGGGATTATGCCAAGCGTTCAATGGAAATGTCATTGCGTTGGGCAGCCCGCAGTCGTCAACGCTTTGATGAGCTGAATAATAAAAATGCCTTATTTGGTATTATTCAGGGCGGCGTTTACGAAGATTTACGTGATGTATCGGTAAAAGGACTGGTAGATATCGGCTTTGATGGTTACGCTGTGGGCGGCCTGGCGGTAGGTGAGCCAAAAGAAGATATGCACCGGATTCTTGAGCACGTTTGCCCACAGATTCCAGCGGATAAACCACGCTATTTAATGGGCGTCGGCAAGCCGGAAGATTTGGTTGAAGGTGTACGCCGCGGTATTGATATGTTTGACTGCGTGATGCCAACGCGAAATGCCCGTAACGGACATCTGTTTGTTACCGATGGCGTGGTGAAAATCCGTAACGCCAAGCATAAAGATGATACGTCGACCCTGGATGCTGAATGTGATTGCTACACTTGTCGCAATTATAGTCGCGCCTACTTGCATCATCTGGATCGTTGCAACGAAATACTGGGTGCCAGACTCAATACCATTCATAATCTGCGTTATTATCAACGCTTGATGGCGGGTTTACGTCAGGCTATTGAAGACGGTAAATTAGAGAGCTTCGTTGAAGATTTCTATGGTCGGATCGGGAAACCTGTTCCACCATTAAACGTTTGATTTAGAAATTATTAACTTGTAATTATAGATTGAACGGTTAGGATTTTGCGGTTACTAATTTTAACACACTGATGTCACACTACTGATATTGATAACAATGAGGGAATTTTAATGAGTCTTTTCA carries:
- a CDS encoding tail fiber assembly protein: MSYLFNKKTSRFLAKNMVDDGSYGEIKDSDLIIPTDDEMTIYHATAAPQRKLLGTVKGRPAWVDAPEMTPEEVLVEATSQRSALKAKADSEIEWRQDAVDSGSPEGTEANDLAKWKEYRISLMRLDISTGKSIEWPAMPD
- the tgt gene encoding tRNA guanosine(34) transglycosylase Tgt, with the protein product MKYELQKTDGRARRGRLVFERGVVETPAFMPVGTYGTVKGMTPEEVKETGAQILLGNTFHLWLRPGQEIMKLHGDLHDFMQWHGPILTDSGGFQVFSLGAMRKIKEEGVHFKNPINGDSVFLSPEKSMEIQYDLGSDIVMIFDECTPYPADWDYAKRSMEMSLRWAARSRQRFDELNNKNALFGIIQGGVYEDLRDVSVKGLVDIGFDGYAVGGLAVGEPKEDMHRILEHVCPQIPADKPRYLMGVGKPEDLVEGVRRGIDMFDCVMPTRNARNGHLFVTDGVVKIRNAKHKDDTSTLDAECDCYTCRNYSRAYLHHLDRCNEILGARLNTIHNLRYYQRLMAGLRQAIEDGKLESFVEDFYGRIGKPVPPLNV
- a CDS encoding ubiquitin-activating E1 FCCH domain-containing protein, which gives rise to MSDLPVSYNASGPIPLTANELRDKIVSLATAQSPGITTDLPGSLVEDIVSTSVGALLVCDQARVDLINSVGPLTANIFMLNTLAEQYGITGQKTEGLTTVQIIFSGPAGFALPQGFLVSDGTHQYSLSDTTIIPASGTTSPVTCAATITGTWAVPENTVNNIATSLPSDIVITCTNQTAGIPGGPTETVAEFRGRVWESGMSTVQGYPGFIRQKLTDLDNVQARLVSVVADGSDWIIMCGGGDIFSMAGAIYKSAGDISRLKGTSLNVTGITNASPGVITTDITHGFSSGQVAIINGVTGISGINGTPFTITVINSHSFSIGVSTTGSGAWTGGGVVTPNLRNNTVTINDWPDSYVIPFVQPLQQRVTVKLEWATESVNYLTDATVSSLVAAPVISYINGIYAGNPLNINSIKDVFLQSINETLNMSLISNLNVIVTVNGVITSVDENTNIISGDRYSYWFISDDGVTVTGG
- a CDS encoding gp53-like domain-containing protein, which produces MALTLLTSNNASTVLASGISATATTLTVNTGTGIIFPSPSPGSSYFKLTLVDAATGTLTEIVHVTSRSGDVMTIVRAQEGTPARLWSANDIAANMLTAGTIAQLAQKDLSLQTANNLSEIATAGPAAVAAAVANLGLTEAAAAAADALKKSANLSDLASKPASRTNLGLGNSSTRDVALVSDYPIGTADKVVTLPGLVSYALAQSKNLSDVTNAATARNNLGLGNSSTLDVGSAANTVAAGNDTRITGALQKTQNLNDLSDKPQSRVNLGLGNSSTRDVATSAEIPVGTADKVLTLPGLMILFGKINFTGNSFIRIPDRPGGLIIQWGKATGLATGTSFSTVTFPTAFPNYTGSVITTRNYSAAATGAQANQTVRNVTSTTFEVNAADTVVVDLFWVAFGY
- a CDS encoding phage antirepressor N-terminal domain-containing protein, which produces MSSIATQISTINVPFHGQSLATIFHDGQPFVAMRPIIENIGIDWTGQLVKLKNQKEKFGCRDISTPTKGGIQKMICIPLRKLNGWLFSINPEKVRADIKDKLIQYQEECFSVLYEYWSKGEVKPKVSKTTVNERTPLRDAVNMLVGKKGLRYDDAYNMVHQRFNIDSIDELELNQIPLAVEYIHRVVLDGEYLGKQEAVPATVKQVQFTNDELCALSWLWLVADKMRRHAEETYPALKQLESKYAGDACDIAREFKYWLGNTESILSRETRHIAKPSGREGCYSSLAYLRENHWNPLPR
- a CDS encoding Arc family DNA-binding protein is translated as MARNDPQFNLRMTQELKCELTERAKRNGRSLNAEIVQILDDAIEAEKSGFPAGDARELRNVIRMQSEMLDQQGSNLKNMASMFAESLKKVSEIIEEKHNKKPT
- a CDS encoding Arc family DNA-binding protein, with protein sequence MKDARKLPVFNIRMPKSDMDLVKMAAERNGRSINSEIYQRLMNSLKSEGFASVQ